A region of Streptomyces sp. WMMC500 DNA encodes the following proteins:
- the pstB gene encoding phosphate ABC transporter ATP-binding protein PstB: MAKRIDISGLTAYYSDFKAIEDISMAVEPRSVTAFIGPSGCGKSTFLRTINRMHEVIPGARVEGKVMLDDENLYASGVDPVSVRRVVGMVFQRPNPFPTMSVYENVAAGLKLNSRYKKSELDDVVEKSLRGANLWNEVKDRLNRPGSGLSGGQQQRLCIARAIAVEPQVLLMDEPCSALDPISTLAIEDLIGDLKTRFTIVIVTHNMQQAARVSDRTAFFNLAAVGEPGKLIEIDETDKIFSNPSVQATEDYVSGRFG, encoded by the coding sequence ATGGCCAAGCGCATCGACATCAGCGGCCTCACCGCCTACTACAGCGACTTCAAGGCGATCGAGGACATCTCGATGGCCGTCGAGCCCCGCTCCGTGACCGCCTTCATCGGCCCGTCCGGCTGCGGCAAGTCCACCTTCCTGCGCACCATCAACCGCATGCACGAGGTCATCCCCGGCGCGCGCGTGGAGGGGAAGGTGATGCTGGACGACGAGAACCTCTACGCCAGCGGCGTCGACCCCGTCTCCGTACGCCGCGTGGTCGGCATGGTCTTCCAGCGGCCCAACCCGTTCCCCACCATGAGCGTCTACGAGAACGTCGCCGCCGGCCTGAAACTCAACAGCCGCTACAAGAAGTCCGAGCTGGACGACGTGGTGGAGAAGTCCCTGCGCGGCGCGAACCTGTGGAACGAGGTCAAGGACCGCCTCAACCGCCCCGGCTCCGGCCTGTCCGGCGGCCAGCAGCAGCGCCTGTGCATCGCCCGCGCCATCGCGGTCGAACCCCAGGTCCTCCTCATGGACGAGCCCTGCTCGGCCCTCGACCCGATCTCCACCCTCGCCATCGAGGACCTGATCGGGGACCTGAAGACCCGCTTCACGATCGTCATCGTGACGCACAACATGCAGCAGGCGGCGCGGGTCTCCGACCGCACCGCGTTCTTCAACCTCGCCGCCGTCGGCGAGCCGGGCAAGCTCATCGAGATCGACGAGACCGACAAGATCTTCTCCAACCCGTCGGTGCAGGCGACCGAGGACTACGTCTCCGGCCGCTTCGGCTGA